In Tenebrio molitor chromosome 6, icTenMoli1.1, whole genome shotgun sequence, one genomic interval encodes:
- the M6 gene encoding neuronal membrane glycoprotein M6-a isoform X2, with amino-acid sequence MGFCDSCLTRIPYATLIATIQCALGVVIFCGTMYRGASLAVLMFSDVFKMQLFWVDAVKMTFVIIGACMGALGLMILFVGCLATGATRHKVYRAWRSRVGGRISCAIFMAITYILQLVWILIFCFLVIATFLFTIFWKMCANERVSTFQDCIDLTQFNFMFPQGTKQEHLKVCGEHDVKLFCKDYTEKIEVMVILATVASVLVILSLVHYLMCLAANYAHIRDHEKFQELQDLQMLSDNDMLVGKDRF; translated from the exons ATGG GATTTTGTGATTCATGTCTGACGCGTATCCCATACGCTACCCTCATTGCAACGATACAATGTGCCTTAGGAGTGGTCATTTTTTGCGGTACCATGTACCGAGGGGCCAGTCTCGCTGTTTTGATGTTCAGTGACGTCTTCAAAATGCAGTTGTTTTG GGTGGACGCCGTCAAAATGACCTTCGTGATAATCGGAGCGTGTATGGGGGCCTTGGGGTTGATGATCTTGTTCGTGGGGTGTCTGGCGACGGGGGCGACGAGACACAAGGTCTACCGAGCGTGGAGGTCGCGCGTCGGGGGCAGAATCAGTTGCGCTATT tttatgGCCATCACATACATCCTCCAATTGgtttggattttaattttttgtttcttggTAATCGCGACTTTCTTATTTACGATCTTTTGGAAAATGTGCGCCAACGAGAGAGTTTCAACGTTCCAGGACTGCATAGACCTCACGCAATTCA ATTTCATGTTTCCACAAGGGACCAAACAGGAGCACCTAAAAGTGTGCGGCGAACACGACGTGAAACTCTTCTGCAAGGATTACACGGAAAAAATCGAAGTGATGGTTATCCTGGCGACGGTGGCTTCGGTTCTGGTGATTTTAAGTCTC GTCCATTACTTGATGTGTTTGGCCGCCAATTACGCCCATATTAGGGACCACGAAAAGTTCCAGGAGCTGCAAGACTTGCAGATGTTGAGCGACAACGACATGCTGGTCGGTAAAGATAGGTTCTAG
- the M6 gene encoding neuronal membrane glycoprotein M6-a isoform X1: protein MAESRLPPQETSFDLEQQDALIRSRLSLNTIVTNPDKGFCDSCLTRIPYATLIATIQCALGVVIFCGTMYRGASLAVLMFSDVFKMQLFWVDAVKMTFVIIGACMGALGLMILFVGCLATGATRHKVYRAWRSRVGGRISCAIFMAITYILQLVWILIFCFLVIATFLFTIFWKMCANERVSTFQDCIDLTQFNFMFPQGTKQEHLKVCGEHDVKLFCKDYTEKIEVMVILATVASVLVILSLVHYLMCLAANYAHIRDHEKFQELQDLQMLSDNDMLVGKDRF from the exons ATGGCCGAGTCCAGGTTGCCCCCTCAAGAAACGTCGTTCGATCTCGAACAACAAGACGCGTTAATCAGATCGCGTTTGAGTTTAAACACCATCGTCACGAACCCCGACAAAG GATTTTGTGATTCATGTCTGACGCGTATCCCATACGCTACCCTCATTGCAACGATACAATGTGCCTTAGGAGTGGTCATTTTTTGCGGTACCATGTACCGAGGGGCCAGTCTCGCTGTTTTGATGTTCAGTGACGTCTTCAAAATGCAGTTGTTTTG GGTGGACGCCGTCAAAATGACCTTCGTGATAATCGGAGCGTGTATGGGGGCCTTGGGGTTGATGATCTTGTTCGTGGGGTGTCTGGCGACGGGGGCGACGAGACACAAGGTCTACCGAGCGTGGAGGTCGCGCGTCGGGGGCAGAATCAGTTGCGCTATT tttatgGCCATCACATACATCCTCCAATTGgtttggattttaattttttgtttcttggTAATCGCGACTTTCTTATTTACGATCTTTTGGAAAATGTGCGCCAACGAGAGAGTTTCAACGTTCCAGGACTGCATAGACCTCACGCAATTCA ATTTCATGTTTCCACAAGGGACCAAACAGGAGCACCTAAAAGTGTGCGGCGAACACGACGTGAAACTCTTCTGCAAGGATTACACGGAAAAAATCGAAGTGATGGTTATCCTGGCGACGGTGGCTTCGGTTCTGGTGATTTTAAGTCTC GTCCATTACTTGATGTGTTTGGCCGCCAATTACGCCCATATTAGGGACCACGAAAAGTTCCAGGAGCTGCAAGACTTGCAGATGTTGAGCGACAACGACATGCTGGTCGGTAAAGATAGGTTCTAG
- the LOC138134226 gene encoding NEDD8 ultimate buster 1-like isoform X1, which yields MNPCSSQLHKEDVLMQIRDKLRKNNVKLWLQPYYSELKGPSHTDLQTLAQDYSKDVNASVDNCYDALLELQQNSLENLKQNSHYKESGVATLKIKILHPSSPPRILTKELLLSLRGNDIKELISKEITINPDKLKLIHAGKILSDSENLSTQGVKNGQQILAITFSEMHSELRETEDQIRELEDVKTDSRLLALDNKYVELEDQFGNIVKIPPEEKRALIVAMALHEKGRSALKRDDFSRSLVFFLEADEEYKHCNAQILNTVDNYALLDLDIAWCYLCLQSVANLPEAYERLKRCEERFHNSYGANLERLKAVKGVTGNEAALLMRLHLLQAIVLYHRNKRVEALQLFRTVQEELSALKVDDNSVAMLVELGYSMAEARLGLRANGGDVNKAANYIDENRNKRLQVRKRAMAEEILQKKRLKLGLCVDGKQYVDPNFVKILVNMGYNKEAARVALKHTNNIISDSVQYIQEHPQPGPSQSRSIEFLALINDLAPELQAAGFDPTMSKLALHKHGGDIMKAAEDLLANNGIVDGDLSILNASEDSANDKEEHNEKKEEAFKRIAGDISMVEDDHLDLTLSQEEVFLNQYLSLLENEQR from the exons ATGAATCCGTGTTCTTCACAACTTCACAAAGAAGATGTTCTTATGCAAATCAGGGATAAATTGCGAAAAAACAACGTGAAGCTTTGGTTGCAACCCTATTATAGTGAATTAAAGGGCCCCTCGCATACCGATTTACAA ACTCTTGCTCAAGACTATAGTAAGGATGTTAACGCGTCTGTTGACAATTGTTATGATGCTCTGCTGGAGTTGCAGCAAAActctttggaaaatttaaaacagaacAGTCATTACAAAGAGTCAGGCGTCGCgacgttaaaaataaaaattctccaTCCTAGTAGCCCTCCAAGAATCCTCACAAAAGAACTGTTGTTGTCCTTAAGAGGCAACGACATCAAAGAGTTGATCTCCAAAGAGATAACCATAAATCCTGACAA ACTGAAACTGATACACGCGGGCAAAATCTTGAGCGATTCCGAAAATCTGAGCACCCAAGGCGTAAAAAACGGCCAACAAATTTTAGCGATCACGTTTAGTGAAATGCACTCAGAACTGAGAGAAACGGAAGATCAAATTCGCGAATTGGAAGATGTCAAAACTGACTCGCGGCTCCTAGCTCTGGACAACAAATATGTAGAACTAGAAGATCAATTTGGCAACATTGTTAAAATCCCTCCTGAAGAGAAACGCGCCTTGATTGTGGCCATGGCCCTTCACGAGAAGGGCCGCTCGGCCCTGAAACGCGACGACTTTTCTCGCTCTTTAGTCTTTTTCCTGGAAGCGGACGAAGAATACAAACACTGCAACGCGCAGATTCTCAACACTGTAGACAACTACGCCCTCCTTGACCTTGACATTGCTTGGTGTTATCTTTGTCTGCAAAGCGTTGCCAATCTACCGGAAGCTTACGAGAGGCTCAAGAGGTGCGAAGAGAGGTTTCATAACAGTTACGGTGCCAATCTCGAGCGTCTCAAGGCAGTAAAAGGGGTCACAG GTAACGAAGCGGCGTTGTTGATGCGTCTTCATCTCCTCCAAGCGATAGTCCTCTACCACAGAAACAAACGCGTGGAAGCTTTGCAACTGTTTAggacggtgcaagaagaactGTCTGCGCTGAAAGTCGACGACAACAGCGTGGCGATGTTGGTAGAACTGGGTTATTCGATGGCGGAGGCTCGACTGGGGCTGCGAGCCAACGGCGGAGACGTCAACAAGGCCGCTAATTACATCGACGAAAACAGAAACAAGAGACTGCAGGTTAGGAAAAGAGCAATGGCGGAGGAAATTTTGCAAAA GAAGAGGTTGAAGTTGGGGCTGTGCGTGGACGGGAAGCAGTACGTCGACCCCAACTTCGTCAAGATCTTGGTGAACATGGGGTACAACAAGGAGGCGGCGCGCGTGGCTTTGAAACACACGAACAACATAATATCGGACAGTGTTCAGTACATACAGGAACACCCCCAACCCGGACCGAGTCAAAGCCGCAGCATCGAGTTCTTAGCCCTCATCAACGATCTGGCCCCGGAG TTGCAAGCGGCGGGTTTCGACCCGACCATGTCCAAATTAGCATTGCACAAACACGGCGGAGATATTATGAAAGCAGCTGAAGATTTATTGGCCAACAATGGGATAGTCGACGGAGATTTGTCGATTTTAAACG
- the IntS6 gene encoding integrator complex subunit 6-B yields MTIIVFLIDTSASMLQRTYIGGRTTLLDVAKSAVETFVKIRQRSMDSRIDRYMLLTFEETPNNIKAGWKENLATFMNELKNLQCYSMTAMGVAVKQAFDILNINRMTSGIDTYGQGRCPFFLETSVIVLITDGGKLTTVNGVHEEFTLPMHSPVPGSEMTREPFRWDQRLFALVLRLTGTPAIERDTGLVPSDSSPIDAMCEVTGGRSYCITSHRMLNQCIDSLVQKVQNGVVINFEKIGPDPPPPLFEKGDDIKDEVKEPEFDDRMPNQSLLSTSWHNCRKMIYVPKSSKSYCVGFWPIPESFWPEVTASVLPARSAHPNIKFTCTSSEPLVIENLPFDKYELEPSPLTQFILSRKQPKTCWQVFVANSYKNSEVGHPFGYLKASTNLNCVNLFVMPYNYPVLLPLLDELSKIHRWKPTNEWRTQFQNYMRTLPAYYAGPLRRALTRMGTPLALAQTLIPENSENLSYSVSNYLKRLKNQAKSEYERLCSEITLRQNANNSLKTNSEQIRVMPKVTLRKELISHPLLTDKFNAQRDQLVDQSNSFPVTLDKERQSVSFKNPFDIPRSRLVQQVVRMRNNFLQPDWISLDQDSAHSLPISQMGNYQEYLKRQTPQLREIESAPVRQHMFGNPFKIDKRMMVDEADIDLVASPGANRNNKRPNPNTDVGARLPLKRKPGPLPKNFSIRRPSAGSTPPASPIPLAPSPVPWTNVIEKDLPSFDERPALIAVNGLDSPSSSERSRSPSPTLDMPSYSVSEVNFANRNSNPFNYSNSGALDTVTTNSLNDFYPSISVNDDNKQSISQILKEANSLSVIVNNTTPEVKPKVVVVEDRQEIDLQNNEIRKQLHRLVRRPGKNFTELFDNIKTLKGNTEVQVKMVELIIKESLRFKRQHLAHLLEEYVQSLLSVENK; encoded by the exons GATGGAAGGAGAATTTGGCCACGTTCATGAACGAACTGAAAAACCTCCAGTGCTACTCGATGACCGCGATGGGGGTAGCGGTGAAGCAAGCTTTCGACATCCTGAACATCAACAGGATGACCTCAGGGATCGACACGTACGGACAAGGGCGATGCCCCTTTTTCCTCGAAACCTCGGTCATAGTACTCATAACGGACGGGGGCAAACTCACCACAG TGAACGGCGTCCATGAAGAATTCACCCTGCCCATGCACTCTCCCGTCCCTGGGTCCGAAATGACCCGCGAGCCGTTTCGCTGGGATCAGAGGCTCTTCGCCCTCGTGCTGCGCCTCACCGGGACTCCCGCCATCGAGCGGGACACCGGCTTGGTCCCGAGCGACAGCAGCCCCATCGACGCCATGTGCGAAGTGACGGGGGGACGCTCGTACTGCATCACTTCACACCGAATGCTCAACCAGTGCATCGACAGTCTGGTGCAAAAAGTGCAAAACGGGGTCGTGATCAATTTCGAGAAGATCGGTCCGGACCCGCCGCCCCCTCTTTTCGAGAAGGGCGACGACATCAAGGACGAGGTGAAGGAACCGGAGTTCGACGATCGGATGCCCAACCAGTCGTTGTTGTCCACCTCTTGGCACAACTGCAGGAAGATGATCTACGTCCCCAAGTCCAGCAAGTCGTACTGCGTGGGGTTCTGGCCCATCCCGGAGTCGTTTTGGCCGGAAGTGACCGCCTCGGTGCTGCCCGCGAGGTCCGCTCATCCCAACATCAAGTTCACTTGCACCAGCTCCGAGCCCCTCGTCATCGAAAATCTACCGTTCGACAAGTACGAGCTGGAGCCGTCGCCGTTGACTCAGTTTATCTTGTCGAGGAAACAGCCGAAGACTTGTTGGCAAGTCTTCGTCGCCAACAGCTATAAGAACTCGGAAGTGGGACACCCGTTCGGGTACCTCAAAGCCAGCACGAACCTAAACTGCGTCAATCTGTTCGTTATGCCTTACAATTATCCGGTGCTTCTACCTCTTCTGGACGAGCTGTCTAAAATCCATCGGTGGAAACCGACGAATGAGTGGCGGACGCAGTTTCAGAACTACATGAGGACGCTGCCGGCGTACTATGCGGGGCCCCTGCGTCGCGCCTTGACTCGAATGGGGACCCCTCTAGCTCTCGCGCAGACTCTCATCCCCGAAAACTCCGAAAATCTGAGCTATTCGGTCTCCAATTACCTCAAACGGTTGAAGAATCAGGCCAAATCTGAGTACGAGAGACTCTGCAGCGAGATCACGTTGCGCCAAAACGCGAACAATAGCCTGAAGACTAACTCAGAACAAATTCGGGTCATGCCCaag gTCACTCTGAGGAAGGAGTTGATCAGCCACCCCCTGTTGACGGACAAGTTCAACGCACAACGTGACCAACTCGTTGACCAATCAAACTCGTTCCCCGTGACCTTGGATAAAGAGCGCCAAAGCGTCAGTTTCAAGAACCCGTTTGACATCCCCCGCAGTCGACTGGTCCAACAGGTGGTCAGGATGCGAAACAACTTCCTTCAGCCGGACTGGATCTCGCTGGATCAGGACAGCGCCCACTCCTTGCCCATTTCGCAGATGGGCAATTACCAGGAGTATCTGAAGAGGCAGACGCCCCAACTCCGGGAGATCGAGTCGGCTCCGGTGCGTCAGCACATGTTCGGCAACCCGTTCAAGATCGACAAGAGGATGATGGTGGACGAGGCGGACATCGACCTGGTGGCCTCTCCGGGGGCCAACAGGAACAACAAGAGGCCCAACCCCAACACGGACGTGGGGGCTCGGCTGCCTCTGAAGCGCAAACCGGGACCGCTGCCGAAGAACTTCTCCATCAGGAGACCCAGCGCGGGGTCCACGCCGCCCGCGAGTCCCATCCCGCTCGCCCCGTCGCCGGTGCCATG GACGAACGTCATCGAAAAGGACCTGCCCAGCTTCGACGAGAGGCCGGCTCTGATCGCCGTCAACGGCTTGGACAGTCCTTCGTCGAGCGAGAGGTCGCGCTCCCCGTCCCCAACTCTCGACATGCCCTCCTACAGCGTGAGCGAAGTGAACTTCGCCAACAGGAATTCCAACCCCTTCAATTACTCAAATTCAGGTGCCTTAGACACGGTCACTACGAACTCGTTGAACGATTTTTATCCGAGTATTTCCGTCAACGACGATAACAAACAGAGCATATCGCAGATACTGAAAGAAGCGAACAGTTTGAGCGTCATCGTGAATAACACCACGCCGGAAGTGAAGCCGAAG GTCGTCGTGGTCGAAGATCGGCAAGAAATCGATTTGCAGAATAACGAAATCCGGAAACAGTTGCACAGACTGGTGAGGCGGCCGGGTAAAAATTTCACAGAgttgtttgacaacataaagaCTTTGAAAGGCAACACTGAAGTACAAGTCAAGATGGTAGAGTTGATCATTAAAGAGTCGTTGAGGTTTAAAAGGCAGCATTTAGCACATTTGTTAGAAGAGTACGTTCAGAGTCTGTTAAGTGTTGAGAATAAGTAA
- the LOC138134226 gene encoding NEDD8 ultimate buster 1-like isoform X2, whose translation MNPCSSQLHKEDVLMQIRDKLRKNNVKLWLQPYYSELKGPSHTDLQTLAQDYSKDVNASVDNCYDALLELQQNSLENLKQNSHYKESGVATLKIKILHPSSPPRILTKELLLSLRGNDIKELISKEITINPDKLKLIHAGKILSDSENLSTQGVKNGQQILAITFSEMHSELRETEDQIRELEDVKTDSRLLALDNKYVELEDQFGNIVKIPPEEKRALIVAMALHEKGRSALKRDDFSRSLVFFLEADEEYKHCNAQILNTVDNYALLDLDIAWCYLCLQSVANLPEAYERLKRCEERFHNSYGANLERLKAVKGVTGNEAALLMRLHLLQAIVLYHRNKRVEALQLFRTVQEELSALKVDDNSVAMLVELGYSMAEARLGLRANGGDVNKAANYIDENRNKRLQVRKRAMAEEILQKKRLKLGLCVDGKQYVDPNFVKILVNMGYNKEAARVALKHTNNIISDSVQYIQEHPQPGPSQSRSIEFLALINDLAPELQAAGFDPTMSKLALHKHGGDIMKAAEDLLANNGIVDGDLSILNEDSANDKEEHNEKKEEAFKRIAGDISMVEDDHLDLTLSQEEVFLNQYLSLLENEQR comes from the exons ATGAATCCGTGTTCTTCACAACTTCACAAAGAAGATGTTCTTATGCAAATCAGGGATAAATTGCGAAAAAACAACGTGAAGCTTTGGTTGCAACCCTATTATAGTGAATTAAAGGGCCCCTCGCATACCGATTTACAA ACTCTTGCTCAAGACTATAGTAAGGATGTTAACGCGTCTGTTGACAATTGTTATGATGCTCTGCTGGAGTTGCAGCAAAActctttggaaaatttaaaacagaacAGTCATTACAAAGAGTCAGGCGTCGCgacgttaaaaataaaaattctccaTCCTAGTAGCCCTCCAAGAATCCTCACAAAAGAACTGTTGTTGTCCTTAAGAGGCAACGACATCAAAGAGTTGATCTCCAAAGAGATAACCATAAATCCTGACAA ACTGAAACTGATACACGCGGGCAAAATCTTGAGCGATTCCGAAAATCTGAGCACCCAAGGCGTAAAAAACGGCCAACAAATTTTAGCGATCACGTTTAGTGAAATGCACTCAGAACTGAGAGAAACGGAAGATCAAATTCGCGAATTGGAAGATGTCAAAACTGACTCGCGGCTCCTAGCTCTGGACAACAAATATGTAGAACTAGAAGATCAATTTGGCAACATTGTTAAAATCCCTCCTGAAGAGAAACGCGCCTTGATTGTGGCCATGGCCCTTCACGAGAAGGGCCGCTCGGCCCTGAAACGCGACGACTTTTCTCGCTCTTTAGTCTTTTTCCTGGAAGCGGACGAAGAATACAAACACTGCAACGCGCAGATTCTCAACACTGTAGACAACTACGCCCTCCTTGACCTTGACATTGCTTGGTGTTATCTTTGTCTGCAAAGCGTTGCCAATCTACCGGAAGCTTACGAGAGGCTCAAGAGGTGCGAAGAGAGGTTTCATAACAGTTACGGTGCCAATCTCGAGCGTCTCAAGGCAGTAAAAGGGGTCACAG GTAACGAAGCGGCGTTGTTGATGCGTCTTCATCTCCTCCAAGCGATAGTCCTCTACCACAGAAACAAACGCGTGGAAGCTTTGCAACTGTTTAggacggtgcaagaagaactGTCTGCGCTGAAAGTCGACGACAACAGCGTGGCGATGTTGGTAGAACTGGGTTATTCGATGGCGGAGGCTCGACTGGGGCTGCGAGCCAACGGCGGAGACGTCAACAAGGCCGCTAATTACATCGACGAAAACAGAAACAAGAGACTGCAGGTTAGGAAAAGAGCAATGGCGGAGGAAATTTTGCAAAA GAAGAGGTTGAAGTTGGGGCTGTGCGTGGACGGGAAGCAGTACGTCGACCCCAACTTCGTCAAGATCTTGGTGAACATGGGGTACAACAAGGAGGCGGCGCGCGTGGCTTTGAAACACACGAACAACATAATATCGGACAGTGTTCAGTACATACAGGAACACCCCCAACCCGGACCGAGTCAAAGCCGCAGCATCGAGTTCTTAGCCCTCATCAACGATCTGGCCCCGGAG TTGCAAGCGGCGGGTTTCGACCCGACCATGTCCAAATTAGCATTGCACAAACACGGCGGAGATATTATGAAAGCAGCTGAAGATTTATTGGCCAACAATGGGATAGTCGACGGAGATTTGTCGATTTTAAACG